One genomic window of Polyangium aurulentum includes the following:
- the greA gene encoding transcription elongation factor GreA, whose amino-acid sequence MTEQKVPMTPEGQIRLREELERLKKVELPQVVKDIGVAREHGDLSENAEYHAAKERQGLIVARISFLEQTLSRAEVIDPSKLSGSKVQFGARVKLCNVDTDEELSYQIVGPEEADIKQNRISVSSPLARGLIGREVGEEVKVQMPAGPRTFEILEITYA is encoded by the coding sequence ATGACCGAACAAAAGGTCCCCATGACGCCCGAGGGTCAGATCCGCCTGCGTGAAGAGCTCGAGCGCCTGAAAAAGGTGGAGCTGCCCCAGGTGGTCAAGGACATCGGCGTCGCGCGCGAGCACGGCGATCTGTCCGAGAACGCGGAGTACCACGCGGCCAAGGAGCGGCAGGGGCTCATCGTCGCCCGCATCTCGTTCCTCGAGCAGACGCTGTCGCGCGCCGAGGTCATCGATCCGTCGAAGCTCAGCGGCAGCAAGGTGCAGTTCGGCGCCCGCGTGAAGCTCTGCAACGTCGATACGGACGAGGAGCTGAGCTACCAGATCGTCGGGCCCGAAGAGGCCGACATCAAGCAGAACAGGATCTCGGTCTCGTCGCCCCTCGCGCGCGGTCTCATCGGCCGCGAGGTCGGCGAAGAGGTGAAGGTGCAGATGCCCGCCGGCCCGCGCACCTTCGAGATCCTCGAGATCACCTACGCATGA
- a CDS encoding outer membrane protein assembly factor BamD gives MRAPPREGLRTATWLVLALTFALAQAGCKDVTIGGSRKATLTYTDDAHAAYEEAMASYRAKAWEDARLLFGEVKKLFPYSRYAALAELRIADCDFEQEKYTEAASGYREFIQNHRSDRDVEYARYRIAKSLYRDIDETLFLPPQEERDQATALEAYKELSVFERENPKSRYADDVHKMLDAVRGRLMRHELYVARFYLREDRFAATIARIDHALKLYPGSSLEPEALVLKGETLLKMDKPADARAVFQKVIDAYGGPFAVTARRFVADIDAQKRAAKGP, from the coding sequence ATGCGCGCGCCCCCGAGAGAAGGCCTTCGCACGGCGACGTGGCTCGTCCTCGCGCTGACGTTCGCCCTCGCGCAGGCGGGCTGCAAGGACGTGACGATCGGCGGGAGCCGCAAGGCCACGCTGACGTACACGGACGACGCGCACGCGGCCTACGAGGAGGCGATGGCCTCGTACCGGGCCAAGGCGTGGGAAGACGCGCGCCTTCTGTTCGGCGAGGTGAAGAAGCTCTTCCCGTACAGCCGCTACGCCGCGCTCGCCGAGCTGCGCATCGCGGACTGCGACTTCGAGCAGGAGAAGTACACCGAGGCCGCGAGCGGCTACCGCGAGTTCATCCAGAACCACCGCAGCGATCGCGACGTCGAGTACGCCCGCTACCGCATCGCCAAGTCGCTCTACCGCGACATCGACGAGACGCTGTTCCTGCCCCCGCAGGAGGAGCGCGATCAGGCGACGGCGCTGGAGGCGTACAAGGAGCTGTCCGTCTTCGAGCGCGAGAACCCGAAGAGCCGCTACGCGGACGACGTGCACAAGATGCTCGACGCCGTGCGCGGCCGGCTGATGCGCCACGAGCTGTACGTCGCGCGCTTCTACCTGCGCGAGGATCGCTTCGCCGCGACGATCGCGCGCATCGATCACGCGCTCAAGCTCTACCCGGGCTCGTCGCTCGAGCCCGAGGCGCTCGTGTTGAAGGGCGAGACGCTCCTCAAGATGGACAAGCCCGCCGACGCGCGCGCGGTCTTCCAGAAGGTGATCGACGCGTACGGCGGCCCCTTCGCCGTGACCGCGCGTCGCTTCGTCGCGGACATCGACGCGCAGAAGCGCGCCGCCAAGGGACCTTGA
- a CDS encoding sigma-54-dependent transcriptional regulator, protein MSTPFAPPAASTESAEAARADGAAAPPTILVVDDERNIRRTLDLVLRGEGYAVAEAESGEQALEILANGARPVDLAIIDLMLPGMGGLELLERIRRDEATRSLPVVAISGHATVHDAVKAIKLGAGDFFEKPVSRERVLVSVKNALYSSELARKVRDLEAELLARYEMIGRGPAMARLYKEIDRVAPTKASVLITGESGTGKELVSRAIHRLSPRVKGPFVKVNCAAIPRELIESELFGHERGAFTGAATRKRGFFEQAHGGTLFLDEIGDMDHAAQAKVLRALQSGEISRLGSERALHVDVRVLAATNKDLGRAVAAGVFREDLYFRLAVFPIRVPALRERMEDIRALSDAFMAAFCKENGLKPKPVEPTVYAALERRSYPGNVRELKNVIERAAILSGDVVTVADLPEDPHASPFDDDIAAPDSDTDDNAPRPPAPSAPDTMADVARAEGGRRLTLREFRDRAERRYIVEVLQSLDWNISRAAIVLGVERTNLHKKIRAYNIRRGEA, encoded by the coding sequence ATGTCCACGCCCTTCGCTCCGCCCGCGGCATCCACCGAGAGCGCGGAGGCCGCCCGCGCCGACGGCGCCGCCGCGCCGCCCACCATCCTGGTCGTCGACGACGAGCGCAACATCCGCCGCACCCTGGACCTCGTCCTGCGCGGCGAGGGCTACGCCGTCGCCGAGGCCGAGAGCGGCGAGCAGGCCCTGGAGATCCTGGCGAACGGGGCCAGGCCCGTGGACCTCGCGATCATCGATCTGATGCTCCCCGGCATGGGCGGCCTCGAGCTGCTCGAGCGCATCCGCCGCGACGAGGCCACCCGCTCGCTCCCTGTCGTCGCGATCAGCGGGCACGCCACGGTCCACGACGCGGTCAAAGCGATCAAGCTCGGCGCCGGCGACTTCTTCGAGAAGCCCGTCAGCCGCGAGCGCGTGCTCGTCAGCGTGAAGAACGCGCTCTACTCCTCCGAGCTCGCCCGCAAGGTGCGCGACCTCGAGGCCGAGCTGCTCGCCCGCTACGAGATGATCGGCCGCGGCCCGGCCATGGCGCGCCTCTACAAGGAGATCGATCGCGTCGCGCCCACCAAGGCGAGCGTGCTCATCACGGGCGAGAGCGGCACGGGCAAGGAGCTGGTGAGCCGCGCGATCCACCGCCTGTCGCCGCGCGTGAAGGGCCCCTTCGTGAAGGTCAACTGCGCGGCCATCCCGCGCGAGCTCATCGAGAGCGAGCTGTTCGGCCACGAGCGAGGCGCGTTCACGGGCGCCGCCACGCGCAAGCGCGGCTTCTTCGAGCAAGCCCACGGAGGCACGCTCTTCCTCGACGAGATCGGCGACATGGACCACGCCGCCCAGGCCAAGGTCCTGCGCGCCCTGCAGTCGGGCGAGATCAGCCGCCTCGGCAGCGAGCGCGCGCTGCACGTCGACGTCCGCGTCCTCGCCGCGACCAACAAAGATCTCGGGCGCGCCGTCGCCGCCGGCGTCTTCCGCGAGGACCTCTACTTCCGCCTCGCCGTCTTCCCCATCCGCGTGCCCGCGCTGCGCGAGCGCATGGAGGACATCCGCGCGCTCTCCGACGCCTTCATGGCCGCGTTCTGCAAGGAGAACGGGCTCAAGCCGAAGCCCGTCGAGCCCACGGTCTACGCCGCGCTCGAGCGACGCAGCTACCCGGGCAACGTGCGCGAGCTGAAGAACGTGATCGAGCGCGCCGCGATCCTCTCGGGCGACGTCGTCACGGTCGCCGATCTTCCCGAGGACCCGCACGCGAGCCCCTTCGACGACGACATCGCCGCGCCCGACAGCGACACCGACGACAACGCCCCGCGCCCCCCTGCCCCCTCCGCGCCCGACACGATGGCCGACGTCGCGCGCGCCGAGGGCGGCCGACGCCTGACCCTGCGCGAGTTCAGAGACCGCGCCGAGCGTCGCTACATCGTCGAGGTGCTCCAGAGCCTCGACTGGAACATCTCGCGCGCAGCCATCGTGCTCGGCGTCGAACGCACGAACCTCCACAAGAAGATCCGCGCGTACAACATCCGCCGTGGAGAAGCGTAG
- a CDS encoding DUF4388 domain-containing protein translates to MAEDGHDLVRVDGTGTAHPVGKVASQRMRARQGAFRLMPSPPHVVVMRRVTEDGKPLGPEGNLKLSGEITSAGALCDIVSLIGQTGWTGELAVLDGQATRSVFFEGGNVVSAQSTAEGERLGEVLFRYGALTQEQVAEVAKAVTNEVRFGEAAVKMGLLSREKLFSLVSQQVEEIVYAAVRVGQGMFYFLDRYDESRLTSRQNLPVSALLMEAVRRMDEMRYFRERIPSDQHVPDRVPERGPPSEEELEPIWEVVDGGMTVAEICRVLGESEFEVTRKLFQLVQAGCVTVRAPRPTGPAAIVALFNEAMKMVLREVDAVKRGDEVRQHLSSFATGAGIYDALFQRAGPAHDGTLDAERILENVQVLVGPEQAEAMLAQWLYDYVSFAIFIAEPVLREAPARAGGASLAKNVADIMAPLAPTH, encoded by the coding sequence ATGGCAGAGGACGGCCACGATCTCGTGCGCGTCGACGGCACCGGGACTGCGCACCCGGTGGGCAAGGTCGCGAGCCAGCGAATGCGCGCCCGGCAGGGTGCGTTTCGGCTCATGCCCTCGCCGCCGCACGTCGTGGTGATGCGCCGTGTGACCGAGGACGGCAAGCCCCTCGGGCCCGAGGGAAACCTCAAGCTCTCGGGCGAGATCACGAGCGCGGGCGCGCTCTGCGACATCGTCTCGCTCATCGGACAAACCGGGTGGACGGGCGAGCTCGCGGTGCTCGACGGGCAGGCGACGCGGAGCGTCTTCTTCGAAGGCGGCAACGTGGTCAGCGCGCAGTCGACGGCCGAGGGCGAGCGGCTCGGCGAGGTGCTCTTCCGCTACGGCGCGCTCACGCAGGAGCAGGTCGCCGAGGTGGCCAAGGCCGTCACGAACGAGGTGCGCTTCGGCGAGGCCGCCGTGAAGATGGGCCTCCTGTCGCGCGAGAAGCTCTTCTCGCTCGTGTCGCAGCAGGTCGAGGAGATCGTGTACGCGGCGGTGCGCGTGGGGCAGGGGATGTTCTACTTCCTCGACCGCTACGACGAGTCGCGCCTGACGTCGCGGCAGAACCTGCCGGTCTCCGCGCTGTTGATGGAGGCGGTGCGGCGCATGGACGAGATGCGCTACTTCCGCGAGCGCATCCCGTCGGATCAGCACGTGCCCGATCGCGTCCCCGAGCGCGGCCCTCCGAGCGAGGAGGAGCTGGAGCCCATCTGGGAGGTGGTCGACGGCGGCATGACCGTGGCCGAGATCTGCCGCGTGCTCGGCGAGAGCGAGTTCGAGGTGACGCGCAAGCTCTTCCAGCTCGTGCAGGCGGGCTGCGTGACGGTGCGCGCGCCGCGGCCGACGGGGCCAGCGGCGATCGTCGCGCTGTTCAACGAAGCGATGAAGATGGTCTTGCGCGAGGTGGACGCGGTGAAGCGCGGCGACGAGGTGCGGCAGCATCTGTCGTCGTTCGCGACGGGCGCGGGCATCTACGACGCGCTCTTCCAGCGCGCGGGGCCGGCGCACGACGGCACGCTCGACGCGGAGAGGATCCTCGAGAACGTGCAGGTGCTCGTGGGGCCGGAGCAAGCGGAGGCGATGCTCGCGCAGTGGCTCTACGACTACGTGTCGTTCGCGATCTTCATCGCCGAGCCCGTGCTTCGCGAGGCGCCCGCGCGCGCAGGCGGCGCGTCGCTCGCGAAGAACGTGGCGGACATCATGGCGCCGCTCGCGCCCACGCACTGA
- a CDS encoding AAA family ATPase → MAKLPTPGVGAHAAADPLASPRDLEAALARARYLADPATALSLWLALRMERPLLLEGPAGVGKTDLARAAAQVLGRPLVRLQCYEGLDEAKSLYEWDYAKQMLYTQLLRDVVSSETRGATLAEAAERVARSEATFFSEHFLLSRPLLAALRSDVPVVLLIDEVDRADPEFEAFLLELLSELQITIPELGTFRAKHTPLVLLTTNATREMTEALRRRCLHAFLDYPPSSRELQILQVTLPGIDDRLAEHLVLFVAALRKLDLRKAPAISETIDWARSLMLLGKSQLDPETARDTLGLLLKHQEDKEAVEKRLEGMVGGTRPEEG, encoded by the coding sequence ATCGCCAAACTCCCCACCCCCGGGGTGGGCGCGCACGCCGCTGCGGATCCCCTGGCCTCCCCGCGGGACCTCGAGGCCGCCCTCGCCCGGGCCCGTTACCTCGCCGACCCGGCCACCGCCCTCTCCCTGTGGCTCGCCCTGCGCATGGAACGGCCGCTCTTGCTCGAGGGCCCGGCGGGCGTCGGCAAGACCGACCTCGCCCGCGCCGCCGCCCAGGTGCTCGGCCGGCCGCTCGTGCGGCTGCAATGTTACGAGGGCCTGGACGAGGCGAAGTCCCTCTACGAGTGGGACTACGCCAAGCAGATGCTCTACACGCAGCTCCTGCGCGACGTCGTGTCGTCCGAGACGCGCGGCGCCACGCTCGCCGAGGCCGCCGAGCGCGTGGCCAGGAGCGAGGCCACCTTCTTCAGCGAGCACTTCCTCCTCTCCCGCCCCCTGCTCGCCGCCCTTCGCAGCGACGTCCCGGTCGTCCTGCTCATCGACGAGGTCGACCGCGCCGATCCCGAGTTCGAGGCGTTCCTGCTCGAGCTGCTCTCGGAGCTTCAGATCACCATCCCCGAGCTCGGCACGTTCCGGGCGAAGCACACGCCGCTCGTGCTTCTGACCACCAACGCGACGCGCGAGATGACCGAGGCCTTGCGGCGCCGGTGCCTGCACGCGTTCCTCGACTACCCGCCGTCGTCGCGGGAGCTTCAGATCTTGCAGGTGACGTTACCGGGCATCGACGACCGCCTCGCCGAGCACCTGGTGCTGTTCGTCGCCGCCCTGCGCAAGCTCGACCTTCGCAAGGCGCCCGCGATCAGCGAGACGATCGACTGGGCGCGGAGCCTGATGCTGCTCGGCAAGAGCCAGCTCGACCCGGAGACCGCCCGGGACACGCTGGGCCTGTTGCTCAAGCACCAGGAGGACAAGGAGGCGGTCGAGAAGCGGCTCGAGGGGATGGTGGGAGGGACGAGGCCGGAGGAGGGGTGA
- a CDS encoding RCC1 domain-containing protein, whose product MLFAAFIAGGCPGSDETPLCDGKVDGTPLPDSEQTKGDCLVMVCDGAGSRKVVPLAADADDGNPCTADKCEGVTVVHTPQAQVPCYSGTPGTEGFGVCKGGVLKCDSKGNPIGRCQGEIVPATEICSNGADEDCDGTLDDNADGCCGDGMVSASIGEECDDGAAEDDNDCSRACKVQRVLEVAPGYDFTCARLSGDVVKCWGYSAMGQLGLGDKEARGDDPGEMGSALPTVELGSEQRATAISAGNEHVCALLADGAVKCWGSNISGQLGLGNEINRGDTPDEMGNKLPPVDLGSDQRATAIAVGFGHTCALLSGGAVKCWGANDFGQIALGAQLARGDGPNEMGDMLPAVGLGTGQSAVAIAAGSQHTCALLANGSVKCWGYNEYGELGLGDTNHRGDDVAEMGNALPTVDLGSDQTVKAITAGFRHTCALLANGSVKCWGLNGDGQLGLGDTQNRGDGPGEMGDALPAVDLGPNETAEAIVAGDFHTCALLAGGAVKCWGAGTLGSLGSNDTQPLGDEPNEMGSALPFVDVGPGQIVTAIAAGSYHTCALLSTGTLKCWGNNFNGQLGLGDMEGRGDQPGEMGAALPTVKLFSDLW is encoded by the coding sequence ATGCTCTTCGCAGCCTTCATCGCAGGCGGCTGCCCTGGCTCCGACGAAACGCCCCTCTGTGACGGCAAGGTCGACGGCACGCCTCTCCCCGATAGCGAGCAAACCAAAGGCGATTGCCTCGTCATGGTCTGCGACGGCGCCGGCAGCAGGAAGGTCGTCCCGCTCGCCGCGGACGCGGACGACGGCAATCCATGCACCGCGGACAAGTGCGAGGGCGTGACCGTCGTTCATACCCCGCAGGCGCAGGTGCCTTGTTACTCCGGGACCCCGGGGACGGAGGGGTTCGGGGTCTGCAAAGGCGGCGTCCTGAAATGCGATTCGAAGGGCAATCCCATCGGTCGATGCCAGGGCGAGATCGTCCCCGCGACGGAGATCTGCTCGAACGGCGCCGACGAGGATTGTGACGGGACGCTCGATGACAATGCCGACGGCTGCTGTGGCGATGGGATGGTCTCGGCGTCCATCGGCGAGGAGTGCGACGACGGCGCGGCGGAGGACGACAACGATTGCTCGCGCGCCTGCAAGGTGCAGCGGGTGCTCGAGGTGGCGCCCGGCTATGATTTCACCTGCGCGCGGCTCTCGGGCGACGTCGTCAAATGCTGGGGGTACAGCGCGATGGGCCAGCTCGGCCTGGGCGACAAGGAAGCGCGCGGAGACGATCCGGGCGAGATGGGCAGCGCCTTGCCCACCGTCGAGCTCGGATCGGAGCAAAGAGCGACCGCCATCAGCGCAGGCAATGAGCACGTTTGCGCGCTGCTCGCGGACGGCGCCGTCAAATGCTGGGGGTCGAACATTTCCGGCCAGCTCGGCCTGGGCAACGAGATCAATCGCGGAGATACACCGGACGAGATGGGCAACAAGCTGCCGCCCGTCGATCTCGGGTCGGACCAGCGCGCGACGGCCATCGCCGTGGGGTTCGGCCATACGTGCGCGCTGCTCTCGGGCGGCGCCGTCAAGTGCTGGGGAGCGAATGATTTCGGCCAGATCGCCCTCGGCGCGCAGCTCGCGCGCGGGGATGGGCCAAACGAGATGGGGGACATGCTGCCGGCCGTCGGCCTCGGAACAGGCCAGAGCGCCGTTGCCATCGCGGCGGGCTCCCAGCACACGTGCGCGCTGCTCGCCAATGGCTCCGTCAAATGCTGGGGATACAACGAATACGGCGAGCTCGGCCTGGGCGATACGAACCACCGCGGAGACGACGTCGCGGAGATGGGCAACGCCCTGCCTACGGTCGACCTCGGATCAGATCAAACCGTCAAGGCCATCACCGCCGGTTTCCGGCATACGTGCGCGCTCCTCGCCAATGGCTCCGTCAAATGCTGGGGATTGAACGGAGACGGCCAGCTCGGCCTGGGCGATACGCAAAATCGCGGCGATGGGCCGGGCGAGATGGGCGACGCCCTGCCCGCCGTGGATCTCGGGCCGAACGAGACCGCCGAGGCGATCGTCGCGGGCGACTTCCACACGTGCGCGCTGCTCGCGGGCGGCGCCGTCAAATGCTGGGGCGCTGGCACCTTGGGCTCGCTCGGATCGAACGACACGCAACCGCTCGGGGACGAGCCGAACGAGATGGGCAGCGCTTTGCCGTTCGTCGACGTCGGGCCGGGTCAGATCGTCACGGCCATCGCGGCGGGTAGCTATCATACGTGCGCGCTGCTCTCGACCGGCACGCTCAAGTGCTGGGGCAACAACTTCAATGGCCAGCTCGGCCTCGGCGACATGGAAGGGCGCGGCGACCAGCCGGGCGAGATGGGCGCCGCCCTGCCCACCGTCAAGCTCTTCTCCGACCTGTGGTGA
- a CDS encoding RCC1 domain-containing protein → MDEDCDGKVDEESGGCFCGDGKLTEAIGEECDDGGTDDGDDCSPTCKEQRVLQVAAGGYFTCARLSDGTVKCWGANGNGQLGLGNVEDHGTVAEKMGNDLPAVDLGPGQIAIDIAAGYEHACALLAGGAVKCWGWNKAGQLGLGDTANRGDAPGEMGEALLAVELGSNTSATAIAVGGHHTCALLTGGVVKCWGLNLYGQLGLGDTSNRGDTPEGMGDALLSVNLGASAIAITAGVAHTCALLTGGTVKCWGYNGFGQLGLGDTTNRGNAPNQMGNALSPVNLGLAQSAKAIVAGISHTCAVLAEGAVKCWGKNEYGQLGLGHMLSHGGAPEQMGDDLPPIDLGNEKAKAIAAGADHTCAFLSNNAVKCWGYSSFGELGLGKTENRGDEPDEMGNDLLAVDLGLGQSTTAITTGYRHACALLSTGALKCWGRNDFGELGLGGTQHRGDNPGEMGDALPTVKLFSDLW, encoded by the coding sequence GTGGATGAGGATTGTGATGGAAAGGTCGACGAGGAATCCGGTGGATGCTTCTGCGGCGATGGGAAATTGACCGAGGCGATTGGCGAGGAGTGCGACGACGGCGGGACGGACGACGGGGATGATTGCTCGCCGACGTGTAAGGAACAGCGGGTGCTGCAGGTGGCAGCGGGCGGATATTTTACCTGCGCGCGGCTTTCAGACGGAACCGTCAAGTGCTGGGGTGCCAATGGCAATGGTCAGCTCGGTCTCGGCAATGTAGAGGATCACGGAACCGTGGCAGAGAAGATGGGCAACGACCTGCCCGCTGTCGATCTGGGACCAGGGCAGATCGCTATCGACATCGCTGCGGGCTATGAACATGCATGCGCGTTGCTCGCCGGTGGTGCAGTCAAATGCTGGGGGTGGAACAAGGCCGGTCAGCTTGGTCTGGGCGATACGGCGAATCGCGGAGATGCACCGGGCGAGATGGGTGAGGCCCTGCTTGCCGTCGAGCTTGGATCGAACACGAGCGCAACGGCCATCGCCGTCGGGGGACACCATACGTGCGCGCTTCTCACTGGCGGCGTCGTCAAATGCTGGGGATTAAACCTGTACGGCCAGCTTGGCCTGGGCGATACCTCGAATCGAGGAGACACACCGGAAGGAATGGGCGACGCCTTGCTCTCCGTCAATCTCGGAGCAAGCGCGATAGCCATCACGGCGGGTGTTGCCCATACGTGCGCACTGCTCACCGGGGGCACGGTCAAATGCTGGGGCTACAACGGCTTCGGCCAGCTCGGCCTCGGCGATACAACAAACCGTGGAAATGCACCTAACCAGATGGGCAATGCCCTCTCTCCGGTCAACCTCGGCTTGGCTCAGAGCGCCAAGGCTATCGTTGCCGGTATATCGCACACATGCGCGGTGCTCGCTGAAGGCGCAGTCAAGTGCTGGGGGAAGAACGAGTATGGTCAACTCGGCCTGGGCCATATGCTGAGTCACGGAGGCGCACCGGAACAAATGGGGGACGACCTGCCCCCGATCGATCTCGGAAACGAAAAAGCCAAAGCCATAGCGGCAGGTGCAGACCATACCTGCGCTTTCCTGTCGAACAACGCCGTCAAGTGCTGGGGCTACAGCTCTTTTGGCGAGCTCGGGTTGGGCAAAACAGAGAACCGCGGTGACGAGCCGGACGAGATGGGCAACGACCTGCTTGCGGTGGACCTCGGGTTAGGCCAGAGCACCACGGCCATCACGACAGGTTATCGGCATGCTTGTGCACTGCTCTCTACCGGCGCTCTCAAGTGCTGGGGTCGTAACGACTTTGGCGAGCTCGGCCTCGGTGGGACCCAGCACCGCGGCGACAACCCCGGCGAAATGGGCGACGCCCTCCCCACCGTGAAGCTCTTCTCCGACCTCTGGTGA
- a CDS encoding serine/threonine protein kinase, translating to MENPVPGDVLLGKYGIERVLGKGGMGVVVAARHLELGGLFAIKFLLPSTLGLPEAIERFLREARAAARLRGEHVARVHDVGRMENGAPYMVLEYLDGCDLKEIVKKQGPLSVEETVTYLLQVCDAIAEAHAAGIVHRDLKPANLFLTQRPNGSPCVKVLDFGISKVSGPEEVDLTGTGAMFGSPLYMSPEQISKTKSVDARTDIWAMGVILYELLTGITPFKAATMLEVVSGVLQEEPAPPRQRRPDLLPAVEAVILRCLRKKREERFQSVAELMAALRAAVGWPAEAPLGRGSMPSASGWTAMGAAAVSPAEEATTPLPRAAVVATVPLPPRPLPIAETPSTTTAGEGTTAAWGRTGKPSPSRPRSRWPVAAGAALGIVGIAVAAWRLVGTSPVTAEQPAPATQAIMDVPASSEPVVPAPVLPPPAVDKAAEEPTASPAPSAEPATKPATEKVTPTRKAVPPTPPAAPTTTTKAAAAEVKPRTETAPAPTATTKKARNGLF from the coding sequence ATGGAAAACCCCGTTCCTGGGGACGTCCTGCTTGGGAAATACGGGATTGAGCGCGTGCTCGGCAAAGGCGGCATGGGTGTCGTCGTTGCAGCGCGCCATCTCGAGCTCGGGGGGCTTTTTGCCATCAAGTTCCTCCTGCCCTCGACGCTGGGGCTGCCCGAGGCGATCGAACGCTTCCTGCGTGAGGCCCGGGCCGCGGCACGGCTCCGGGGCGAGCATGTGGCCCGGGTTCACGATGTCGGCCGCATGGAGAATGGCGCGCCGTACATGGTGCTCGAGTATCTCGACGGCTGCGACCTGAAGGAGATCGTCAAGAAGCAGGGGCCGCTTTCGGTCGAGGAGACGGTGACGTATCTGCTCCAGGTCTGCGACGCCATTGCCGAGGCGCATGCCGCGGGGATCGTGCATCGGGATTTGAAGCCCGCGAACCTGTTTCTGACGCAGCGGCCCAATGGCAGCCCCTGCGTGAAGGTGCTCGATTTCGGGATCTCGAAGGTCTCCGGCCCCGAGGAGGTGGACCTGACGGGCACGGGCGCGATGTTCGGGTCGCCGCTCTACATGTCGCCCGAGCAGATCTCGAAGACGAAGTCCGTCGATGCGCGGACCGATATCTGGGCGATGGGCGTCATCCTCTACGAGCTGTTGACGGGGATAACGCCGTTCAAGGCAGCGACGATGCTGGAGGTGGTCTCGGGCGTGCTGCAAGAGGAGCCCGCGCCGCCGCGGCAGCGCCGGCCGGATTTGCTGCCGGCAGTAGAGGCGGTGATCCTGCGCTGCCTGCGCAAGAAGCGGGAGGAGCGGTTCCAGAGCGTCGCGGAGCTGATGGCGGCCTTGCGTGCGGCGGTCGGTTGGCCGGCGGAGGCGCCGCTCGGGCGGGGCTCGATGCCATCGGCGTCGGGGTGGACGGCAATGGGAGCGGCGGCGGTGAGCCCGGCGGAGGAGGCGACCACGCCGCTGCCGAGGGCGGCGGTGGTGGCGACGGTTCCGCTGCCCCCGAGACCTCTGCCGATTGCGGAGACGCCCAGCACGACCACCGCGGGCGAGGGGACCACCGCGGCCTGGGGGCGGACGGGAAAGCCTTCGCCATCGCGACCGCGGTCGCGGTGGCCGGTAGCTGCAGGGGCGGCGCTGGGAATCGTCGGGATTGCTGTCGCGGCGTGGCGCCTCGTGGGGACGTCGCCCGTGACGGCGGAGCAGCCGGCACCTGCGACGCAGGCAATCATGGACGTTCCTGCGAGCAGCGAGCCTGTCGTGCCCGCGCCGGTGTTGCCGCCGCCTGCGGTCGACAAGGCTGCGGAGGAGCCCACGGCATCCCCGGCGCCGAGCGCGGAGCCCGCCACGAAACCGGCCACGGAGAAGGTGACGCCAACGCGGAAAGCCGTGCCGCCGACGCCACCGGCCGCTCCGACGACAACCACGAAGGCAGCGGCGGCCGAGGTAAAGCCGCGTACCGAGACGGCTCCGGCTCCTACGGCGACGACAAAGAAAGCCCGCAACGGCCTTTTCTAG
- a CDS encoding Uma2 family endonuclease, with translation MQPMTLDQWLAHDGPGELVGGHLVEEKAATRPRIAVADWFAARLRDWASPRGGAVFGPGHKLAISATMGRKPEVVVYMPPHTPGETSTNTAPTPTLIVEVSSADLVERRRVYMTAMRDYAGLGVHWYWTIDPSERLFESWQLDAEGHYTLFLVATEGAMSSTGPEGLTLDLDALWAALASLEP, from the coding sequence ATGCAACCCATGACCCTCGATCAATGGCTCGCGCATGATGGCCCCGGCGAGCTCGTCGGCGGTCATCTCGTCGAAGAGAAAGCCGCGACGCGGCCACGAATCGCCGTGGCGGACTGGTTCGCAGCCAGGTTGCGCGATTGGGCGTCCCCCCGCGGTGGCGCCGTCTTCGGTCCCGGGCACAAGCTCGCCATCTCCGCGACGATGGGCCGAAAGCCCGAAGTCGTCGTGTACATGCCTCCGCATACGCCTGGCGAGACCTCCACGAACACGGCGCCGACGCCGACGCTCATCGTCGAGGTAAGCTCCGCGGACCTCGTCGAGCGTCGCCGTGTCTACATGACGGCCATGCGTGACTACGCCGGTCTAGGCGTGCACTGGTACTGGACCATCGATCCATCCGAAAGGCTCTTCGAGTCCTGGCAGCTCGACGCCGAGGGGCATTACACGCTGTTCCTCGTGGCAACCGAGGGCGCCATGTCCAGCACAGGCCCCGAAGGGCTCACGCTCGATCTCGATGCCCTCTGGGCCGCCCTGGCTTCCTTGGAGCCTTGA